From Deinococcus sp. KSM4-11, a single genomic window includes:
- a CDS encoding fibronectin type III-like domain-contianing protein, protein MVRLYLCDLQASRTRPIRELKGFDPITLDASPASRVTFRLGPTDLTFYDNQGQPRLEPGDVLL, encoded by the coding sequence GTGGTTCGGCTGTACCTTTGTGATCTTCAGGCCAGCCGAACCCGCCCAATACGCGAATTGAAGGGCTTCGATCCGATCACCCTGGATGCGTCGCCCGCATCCAGGGTGACCTTCCGGCTCGGCCCGACGGACTTGACCTTCTACGACAATCAGGGCCAGCCCCGATTGGAGCCGGGCGATGTTCTGCTGTGA
- a CDS encoding carbohydrate ABC transporter permease: MSAPALPRSGARFTSPQDQERWLARRRWARAGWLYTFMIVMSFFFLGPFLMGVLSSVKDNPNEYPPRLIIPQFSPASISRAWTQGVQGAGDGWNGGLRPGRSVTFDVSVDSPQGAPQAPPSVALFTYQPTSLVALAKQAQARDYAQVKTEQTGVSGTVHTYRTTVTYPPLTTQTGEVVQAKLGPVSDHLTALLPGGQSVDVTLDTPQAQSHQYDLSETQPVELVKSGGKYLLLGPVFQRTPLQVDVQRGQRITASTLPPSDQQNFDRSFAYRNITPGVLGYTFNNYRRAFDETTNPQTGQSLFLRWVGNSFLYAALRVLAAILFCSLAGYALARLDFPGKNVIFVVGVLFVQMVPGQVNLVSNYVLLRDLHLLNIWGLWLQGLVAAGGVFLMKQFFEGMPRELEESASIDGAGPFTTFWRVMLPQAGPALIALAITQFQGAWNDFFWPVVLLRQNTDFTLTVGLSNFRSAYGGQGDYGLILAGAVLSAIPVIIVFVVFQRYFVDTGADSAVKG, translated from the coding sequence GTGAGCGCCCCGGCCCTGCCCCGCAGCGGCGCGCGCTTCACCTCGCCGCAGGATCAGGAACGCTGGCTGGCCCGCCGCCGCTGGGCGCGGGCGGGCTGGCTGTACACCTTCATGATCGTGATGAGCTTCTTCTTCCTGGGGCCCTTCCTGATGGGCGTGCTCAGCAGCGTGAAGGACAACCCGAACGAGTACCCGCCCCGCCTGATCATCCCGCAGTTCAGCCCCGCTTCCATTTCCCGCGCGTGGACACAGGGCGTGCAGGGTGCCGGCGACGGCTGGAACGGCGGTCTGCGTCCGGGCCGCAGCGTGACCTTCGACGTCAGCGTGGATTCGCCGCAGGGCGCGCCCCAGGCCCCGCCGTCGGTCGCGCTGTTCACCTACCAGCCGACCAGCCTGGTCGCGCTGGCCAAGCAGGCCCAGGCCCGCGACTACGCGCAGGTCAAGACCGAGCAGACCGGCGTGAGCGGCACCGTCCACACCTACCGCACCACTGTCACGTATCCGCCCCTGACCACACAGACGGGCGAGGTCGTGCAAGCCAAACTCGGCCCAGTCAGCGACCACCTCACGGCCCTGCTGCCCGGCGGGCAGAGCGTGGATGTGACGCTCGACACGCCACAGGCACAGTCTCACCAGTACGACCTCTCGGAAACCCAGCCGGTGGAACTGGTGAAATCCGGCGGCAAATACCTGCTGCTCGGGCCGGTCTTCCAGCGCACGCCGCTGCAGGTGGACGTGCAGCGCGGCCAGCGCATCACCGCCAGCACGCTGCCGCCCAGCGACCAGCAGAACTTCGACCGCTCGTTCGCCTACCGCAACATCACGCCCGGCGTGCTGGGCTACACCTTCAACAACTACCGCCGGGCCTTCGACGAGACGACCAACCCACAGACGGGGCAGAGCCTGTTCCTGCGCTGGGTGGGCAACTCCTTCCTGTACGCGGCCCTGCGCGTGCTGGCCGCCATTCTGTTCTGCTCGCTGGCGGGCTATGCCCTGGCGCGGCTCGACTTTCCCGGCAAGAACGTGATCTTCGTGGTGGGTGTGCTGTTCGTGCAAATGGTGCCCGGTCAGGTCAACCTTGTCAGCAACTACGTGCTGCTGCGCGACCTGCACCTGCTGAACATCTGGGGCCTGTGGCTCCAGGGCCTGGTCGCGGCCGGCGGCGTGTTCCTGATGAAACAGTTCTTCGAGGGCATGCCGCGTGAGCTGGAGGAATCCGCCAGCATCGATGGTGCCGGCCCGTTCACGACCTTCTGGCGGGTCATGCTGCCGCAGGCTGGCCCGGCCCTGATTGCGCTCGCCATCACGCAGTTCCAAGGGGCATGGAACGACTTCTTCTGGCCGGTGGTGCTGCTGCGGCAGAACACCGACTTCACGCTGACGGTGGGGCTGTCGAACTTCCGCTCCGCGTATGGTGGACAGGGCGACTACGGCCTGATCCTGGCCGGCGCGGTGCTCAGCGCCATCCCGGTCATCATCGTCTTCGTGGTGTTCCAGCGCTACTTTGTGGATACCGGAGCCGACAGCGCCGTGAAGGGCTGA
- a CDS encoding glycogen debranching N-terminal domain-containing protein translates to MLSTRTVLKENDIYLVADAEYRIGSAEAGVYRRDTRFLSRYAWTLDGDAPQALLLHAPYPFWLHEQAANRDVGYTMKLGLRRDLQVHAGGLHDHLTVTRYGSEDVHRLALEVAADFLDMFEVRGWPSGLGERNVDVQPTERGVTFAYTALDGLRSRAVLRATPAPTWTGTHLEWTLNGDVTVIDVAVSLLEGDEEPVDGDPTALAAEYDALVARVRGAQQLPDPLDQRVLEQSVSDLRSLSFHTEAGPFPAAGLPWFVAPFGRDSMIIALMVREHLPDLAVTVARYLAAHQGQRYDPVTLEQPGKIPHELRVGELTRTGRTPHRPYYATADATPLFVWLVGELSRTHPALVHELRPHWEAALRWCATDGDPDGDGFIEYTPDPGGITNAVWKDSGDSTFTEDSVDVSGHVAVAEVQGYAYAAYLAAAELYRALGEAHEAPAWEARAAQLRTQFHAAFWWPERSYYVHGLNGDKKPLRVLVSNPAHTLWTGIIPPEYAAAVARTALGPELWSGWGIRTLGTHEIRYNPVSYHNGSVWPHDTAAAALGMQRYGLHAEATQVARALFDAARAAPDARLSELFAGFGREPGTPPVPYPAACHPQGWDAAIPLALAHLLASPVRQNPPAPRD, encoded by the coding sequence ATGCTCAGCACCCGAACCGTTCTTAAGGAGAATGACATCTACCTGGTCGCCGATGCCGAGTACCGCATCGGCAGCGCAGAGGCCGGCGTGTACCGGCGCGATACCCGCTTTCTGTCCCGCTACGCGTGGACGCTCGACGGCGATGCTCCCCAGGCCCTGCTGCTGCACGCGCCCTACCCCTTCTGGCTGCACGAGCAGGCCGCGAACCGGGACGTGGGCTACACCATGAAGCTCGGCCTCCGCCGCGACCTGCAGGTGCACGCCGGCGGCCTGCACGACCACCTCACGGTCACCCGCTATGGCAGTGAGGACGTGCATCGACTGGCTCTGGAGGTCGCCGCCGATTTCCTGGACATGTTCGAGGTGCGCGGGTGGCCCAGTGGCCTGGGTGAGAGGAACGTGGACGTGCAGCCCACTGAGCGCGGTGTGACCTTCGCCTACACTGCCCTCGACGGCCTGCGGAGCCGGGCAGTGCTGCGCGCCACACCCGCGCCCACCTGGACTGGCACCCACCTGGAATGGACACTCAACGGGGACGTCACGGTCATCGATGTGGCGGTCTCCCTGCTCGAGGGCGACGAGGAGCCCGTAGACGGCGATCCCACGGCCCTGGCGGCCGAGTACGACGCGCTGGTGGCCCGCGTGCGCGGCGCGCAGCAGCTCCCCGATCCACTCGACCAGCGCGTGCTGGAGCAGAGCGTCTCGGATCTGCGCAGCCTGTCGTTCCACACCGAGGCCGGGCCGTTTCCCGCCGCGGGCCTGCCCTGGTTCGTGGCGCCCTTTGGCCGCGACTCGATGATCATCGCCCTGATGGTGCGGGAGCACCTGCCAGACCTGGCCGTCACGGTTGCGCGCTACCTCGCTGCCCATCAGGGCCAGCGCTACGACCCCGTGACCCTGGAACAGCCAGGGAAGATCCCGCACGAGCTGCGGGTCGGCGAACTGACCCGCACCGGACGAACCCCTCACCGTCCGTACTACGCCACGGCCGACGCCACGCCACTGTTCGTGTGGCTGGTGGGTGAGTTGAGCCGGACGCACCCGGCACTCGTTCATGAACTGCGCCCGCACTGGGAAGCCGCGCTGCGGTGGTGCGCGACCGACGGCGACCCGGATGGTGACGGCTTCATCGAGTACACCCCGGATCCCGGTGGCATCACCAACGCCGTATGGAAAGACTCGGGCGACTCGACGTTCACCGAGGACAGCGTGGACGTCAGCGGGCACGTCGCCGTGGCGGAGGTGCAGGGCTACGCCTACGCCGCCTACCTCGCGGCCGCCGAGCTGTACCGCGCGCTGGGCGAGGCGCACGAAGCGCCCGCGTGGGAAGCGCGCGCGGCACAGCTGCGCACACAGTTCCATGCGGCGTTCTGGTGGCCCGAACGCAGCTATTACGTGCACGGCCTGAACGGTGACAAGAAGCCCCTGCGGGTGCTGGTCAGCAACCCGGCCCACACACTGTGGACCGGTATCATTCCGCCAGAGTACGCCGCGGCGGTCGCCCGCACGGCGCTCGGGCCCGAACTGTGGAGCGGCTGGGGGATCCGCACCCTGGGCACCCACGAGATCCGCTACAACCCGGTGTCCTACCACAACGGCTCGGTGTGGCCGCACGACACGGCCGCCGCGGCCCTGGGCATGCAGCGCTACGGCCTGCACGCCGAGGCAACACAGGTGGCCCGGGCGCTCTTCGACGCGGCCCGAGCGGCTCCTGACGCGCGCCTGAGCGAGTTGTTCGCCGGCTTTGGACGCGAGCCTGGTACACCCCCCGTGCCCTACCCTGCCGCGTGCCACCCGCAGGGCTGGGACGCCGCGATTCCCCTCGCGCTGGCCCACCTGCTGGCCTCGCCGGTGCGCCAGAATCCCCCCGCACCGCGTGACTGA
- a CDS encoding extracellular solute-binding protein, whose protein sequence is MKRTTCLSVLALTLLGQSALAQTTIKINGYAGQDPAIVGDLINRFVKPALAKDKITVTYEPLQGDYNQQLTTQLASGTAGDVFYLPAETLDTYVATGKILPLNGLVNTSPFIKTLNTTFTRNGRLYAISKDFNTLTLVYNKDLFDEAKVAYPDNNDTWTSLQTKLAGVKKALGNDYYGICLAPDYARMGQLAFSAGWKAFDAKGKTNLLDPNFQSAFNFFTGLAKDKVGIQPSEISQDWSGGCLKTGKVAVAIEGNWIVGFLKDNAPNLKYGTALMPKNDKTGKRGNFLYTVGWAINANTKNKNAALKVLNLLTSPQVQQYVLEQGLAIPSRSALSNNAFFKKTDAGAQNSAAVFQGASDGTVYGYAFGPKGPDWAKPINTALAAVLSGQMSAADALKKAQADMNTLQSR, encoded by the coding sequence ATGAAACGCACCACCTGTCTGTCCGTGCTCGCCCTCACGCTTCTCGGCCAGTCTGCCCTGGCGCAGACCACCATCAAGATCAACGGCTACGCCGGCCAGGATCCGGCCATCGTGGGAGACCTGATCAACCGCTTCGTGAAACCCGCCCTCGCCAAGGACAAGATCACGGTGACCTACGAGCCGCTCCAGGGCGACTACAACCAGCAGCTGACCACCCAGCTCGCGTCGGGAACCGCCGGTGACGTGTTCTACCTGCCTGCCGAAACCCTCGATACCTATGTGGCCACCGGCAAGATCCTGCCGCTCAACGGTCTGGTGAATACCAGCCCCTTCATCAAGACGCTGAACACGACCTTCACCCGCAACGGCCGCCTGTACGCCATCTCCAAGGATTTCAACACCCTGACCCTGGTGTACAACAAAGACCTCTTCGATGAGGCCAAGGTCGCCTACCCCGACAACAACGACACCTGGACCAGCCTGCAGACCAAACTGGCGGGCGTGAAAAAGGCGCTCGGCAATGATTACTACGGCATCTGCCTGGCGCCCGACTACGCCCGCATGGGCCAGTTGGCCTTCTCGGCTGGCTGGAAGGCCTTCGACGCCAAGGGCAAGACGAACCTGCTCGACCCGAACTTCCAGAGTGCCTTTAACTTCTTCACGGGCCTGGCCAAGGACAAGGTCGGCATCCAGCCCAGCGAGATCTCGCAGGACTGGTCCGGCGGGTGCCTGAAGACGGGCAAGGTGGCCGTGGCCATCGAGGGCAACTGGATCGTCGGCTTCCTCAAGGACAACGCCCCGAACCTGAAGTATGGCACCGCCCTGATGCCGAAGAACGACAAGACCGGCAAGCGCGGCAACTTCCTGTACACCGTCGGCTGGGCCATCAACGCGAACACCAAGAACAAGAACGCGGCCCTGAAGGTGCTGAACCTGCTCACCAGTCCGCAGGTGCAGCAGTACGTGCTCGAACAGGGCCTCGCCATTCCCAGCCGCTCGGCCCTGAGCAACAACGCGTTCTTCAAGAAGACCGACGCCGGCGCGCAGAACTCGGCCGCCGTGTTCCAGGGGGCGTCCGACGGCACCGTGTACGGCTACGCCTTCGGCCCCAAGGGCCCCGACTGGGCCAAGCCGATCAACACCGCCCTGGCGGCCGTGCTGAGCGGACAGATGAGCGCCGCTGACGCCCTGAAGAAGGCACAGGCGGACATGAACACCCTGCAAAGCCGCTGA
- a CDS encoding carbohydrate ABC transporter permease, with translation MHRKGQSATAYLFLAPFLITIVVFFFYAFARAVYYSFTDYNLFNTPHLIGFKPYFDVLGDSLFRRALANTLVFAITVTILQTVGSLLMAVALNNKIKGQAFFRSAWYMPSITSSVVITLIFLWLFQRRGVANYLITQWQAYQPLILTFLGVLIAAQVVQVMFERARRLPAGWFDPALAAASALVALAVTAGLAVLGVLHPRAVQPFDFQYFSDTWVHIGNVRLLSMPLLVVIVMNTFTTIPTLMLFFLAGLQNIPGTLYEAADIDGATPVQKLLGVTVPMLRPVTFYVLTVSLIGTMQMFDQVAVIGSAAPQETLITMAYYVYTNTFKSGAAPVNMASAAAILLALIILLMVYLQRRFFVAPEAV, from the coding sequence ATGCACAGAAAAGGTCAATCGGCCACGGCGTATCTGTTCCTGGCCCCGTTCCTGATCACCATCGTGGTGTTCTTCTTCTATGCCTTCGCGCGGGCCGTGTATTACTCGTTCACCGACTACAACCTGTTCAACACTCCGCACCTGATCGGCTTCAAGCCCTATTTCGACGTGCTGGGCGACTCGCTGTTCCGCCGCGCCCTGGCCAATACCCTGGTCTTCGCGATCACCGTGACGATCCTGCAAACCGTGGGCTCGCTGCTCATGGCAGTCGCGCTGAACAACAAGATCAAGGGCCAGGCATTCTTCCGTTCGGCGTGGTACATGCCGAGCATCACCAGTTCCGTGGTCATCACCCTGATCTTCCTGTGGCTGTTCCAGCGCCGGGGCGTAGCGAACTACTTGATCACGCAGTGGCAGGCCTATCAGCCCCTGATCCTGACCTTCCTGGGTGTGCTGATCGCCGCGCAGGTCGTGCAGGTCATGTTCGAACGGGCCCGAAGGCTGCCGGCGGGCTGGTTCGATCCGGCCCTGGCCGCCGCGAGCGCGCTGGTCGCGCTGGCCGTCACAGCTGGCCTGGCCGTCCTCGGCGTGCTCCACCCCCGCGCCGTGCAGCCCTTCGACTTCCAGTACTTCTCGGACACCTGGGTGCATATCGGCAACGTGCGGCTCCTGAGCATGCCGCTGCTGGTGGTGATCGTGATGAACACCTTCACGACCATTCCCACCCTGATGCTGTTCTTCCTGGCAGGCCTCCAGAACATTCCGGGGACGCTGTATGAGGCCGCCGACATCGACGGGGCCACGCCGGTTCAGAAGCTGCTCGGCGTGACCGTGCCGATGCTGCGCCCAGTGACCTTCTACGTCCTGACGGTCTCGTTGATTGGCACCATGCAGATGTTCGACCAGGTGGCCGTGATCGGCTCGGCCGCTCCCCAGGAGACCCTGATCACCATGGCGTACTACGTGTATACCAACACCTTCAAGTCCGGCGCGGCTCCCGTGAACATGGCCTCGGCCGCCGCCATCCTCCTGGCGCTGATCATCCTGCTGATGGTCTACCTGCAACGCCGCTTCTTCGTCGCGCCGGAGGCCGTGTGA
- a CDS encoding cytochrome c, with product MKYLLPTFIASLALTAAPHALSAAPTAPAAAPNGKSLYTANCAACHQATGKGVPGAFPPLAGHFSEILAADGRKYTINVVLNGLNGAIKVNGKTYNGVMPGFAQLSDAEIAAVLNEVSTSWKNALPDKQKPYTADEVKAERAAKKTTEQVHDLRPATLK from the coding sequence ATGAAATATCTGCTCCCGACCTTCATCGCCAGTCTCGCCCTCACGGCAGCTCCCCACGCGCTCTCGGCGGCCCCAACCGCTCCGGCGGCGGCCCCGAATGGCAAAAGCCTCTACACGGCCAATTGCGCAGCCTGCCACCAGGCGACAGGCAAGGGCGTTCCCGGAGCCTTTCCACCACTCGCTGGACACTTCTCGGAGATTCTGGCAGCCGATGGACGGAAGTACACGATCAACGTGGTCCTCAACGGCTTGAACGGCGCCATCAAGGTCAATGGCAAGACGTACAACGGCGTCATGCCGGGGTTCGCACAGTTGAGTGACGCCGAGATCGCGGCGGTGCTCAACGAGGTCTCGACCAGCTGGAAGAACGCGTTGCCCGATAAGCAAAAGCCCTACACGGCCGACGAAGTGAAAGCAGAACGCGCCGCCAAAAAGACAACCGAGCAGGTGCACGATCTCAGACCAGCCACGTTGAAATAG
- a CDS encoding LacI family DNA-binding transcriptional regulator has protein sequence MSRPTIHDIARLAGVSTGTVSRVINGHNTVAVRTRQQVEQVMRAMDYAPDPAARQLSWRTGHTVGLSTMAGDPLLSPYQVLFRRSLEARTSPAGVQLIDLHGDLPLGRLPSAVVLMHIKDGDARLTLLEERGVPLVMIGHHERHSWVAPDDRAGAALATRQLTEAGHRQLLFVGAGESQVARDREEGFLQAARAVNAAVATLPGGYTALDGYRTVRRAWEQGLRFTGCFAETDEQAVGVVAALEDLGLDVPGQVSVVGFDGLPELPLPVPLTTVSQDIDRIAEVALGLVQEALAGEPPRGEYVPVRLQPGQTVARPP, from the coding sequence ATGTCCCGTCCCACCATTCATGACATTGCGCGGCTGGCGGGCGTCAGCACGGGCACGGTCAGCCGGGTGATCAATGGACACAACACCGTGGCCGTACGCACCCGCCAGCAGGTGGAGCAGGTCATGCGCGCCATGGACTATGCGCCGGATCCAGCTGCCCGCCAGCTGTCCTGGAGGACGGGGCACACGGTCGGCCTGTCGACCATGGCGGGAGATCCGCTGCTGAGTCCCTACCAGGTGCTTTTTCGCCGCTCACTGGAGGCGCGTACTTCGCCCGCCGGGGTGCAGCTCATCGACCTGCACGGCGACCTGCCGCTGGGCCGGCTCCCGTCCGCTGTGGTACTGATGCACATCAAGGACGGCGACGCGCGCCTGACGCTGCTGGAGGAACGGGGGGTGCCCCTGGTCATGATCGGGCACCATGAGCGGCACAGCTGGGTCGCGCCGGATGACCGCGCCGGCGCCGCCCTCGCCACCCGCCAGCTCACGGAGGCCGGACACCGCCAGCTCCTGTTCGTGGGGGCGGGCGAGAGCCAGGTGGCCCGCGACCGCGAGGAGGGCTTCTTGCAGGCCGCCCGCGCGGTGAACGCGGCCGTGGCGACCCTGCCCGGCGGGTACACCGCCCTTGACGGGTACCGGACGGTACGCCGCGCGTGGGAACAGGGGCTGCGCTTCACCGGCTGCTTCGCCGAGACCGACGAGCAGGCAGTCGGTGTGGTCGCGGCGCTCGAAGACCTCGGGCTGGACGTGCCGGGCCAGGTGTCGGTGGTGGGCTTTGACGGCCTGCCCGAGCTGCCGCTGCCTGTTCCCCTCACCACCGTCTCCCAGGACATCGACCGCATCGCGGAGGTGGCGCTGGGCCTCGTACAGGAGGCGCTGGCCGGTGAGCCACCCCGCGGCGAGTACGTGCCCGTGCGCCTGCAGCCGGGTCAGACGGTGGCGCGGCCACCATAG
- a CDS encoding gluconate 2-dehydrogenase subunit 3 family protein, giving the protein MSDTNERRNFLKGLGLVAVTVGLGTPASVAQAQTTPPATPPMPAMPAATDSATAYTYVFFNSAEIAFVEAAVARLIPKDDLGPGALEAGVSYYIDGQLAGWYGEAGRWYWQGPWLQGTPQQGYQLPLKPSEIYRTGIPLVNAATQKQYKADFADLTADQQDKVLSGLEKGEIDLGRLPARTFFAFLLQNTKEGFFADPTYGGNAQMVGWKLIGYPGVQPSYSQVIDQYNTPFTAPPTSIASFTDDLSHSH; this is encoded by the coding sequence ATGTCAGATACGAACGAACGGCGGAACTTTCTCAAGGGCCTCGGTCTTGTGGCGGTCACGGTGGGTCTGGGCACACCCGCTTCGGTCGCCCAGGCGCAGACGACCCCGCCCGCCACGCCTCCCATGCCGGCGATGCCCGCCGCCACAGACAGCGCCACGGCCTACACCTACGTCTTTTTCAACTCCGCCGAGATTGCGTTCGTCGAGGCGGCCGTGGCGCGGCTCATTCCCAAGGATGACCTTGGGCCAGGAGCGCTGGAGGCGGGCGTCTCGTACTACATCGATGGGCAGCTGGCGGGCTGGTATGGAGAGGCGGGACGCTGGTACTGGCAGGGGCCCTGGCTCCAGGGAACGCCGCAGCAGGGCTACCAGCTGCCACTCAAACCCAGCGAGATCTACCGCACAGGCATTCCACTCGTCAATGCCGCGACCCAGAAGCAGTACAAGGCCGACTTCGCCGATCTGACCGCCGACCAGCAGGACAAGGTGCTGTCGGGACTGGAAAAGGGCGAGATCGACCTGGGCCGCCTGCCCGCCCGCACCTTCTTCGCATTTCTGCTCCAGAACACCAAGGAAGGCTTCTTCGCCGATCCCACCTACGGCGGCAACGCCCAGATGGTCGGCTGGAAGCTCATCGGCTACCCCGGCGTCCAGCCCTCCTACAGTCAGGTCATTGACCAGTACAACACGCCGTTCACCGCGCCGCCCACCAGCATCGCCAGCTTTACCGATGATCTGTCCCACTCGCATTGA
- a CDS encoding GMC family oxidoreductase: MAKKLPSVDAVMVGVGWTGGILAAELTKAGLSVVGLERGQYRDSNVAFAFPRIRDELKYGIRFGLAQDVSRDTLTFRNSAEQTALPMRQLGSFLLGDGTGGAGAHWNGQTWRWTPYDFEIYSQTVSRYGKGAIDDGMQIQDWGLTYQELEPFFDRFEYTAGIGGTAGNLQGKVQPGGNPFEGPRARAYPNPPMKRSQLGDLFQTATQSLGYHPFPGPSANMTQAYTNPDGQALGACMYCGFCERFGCDYNAKASPNNTVLPTALATNKFEIRHDANVVRVNMDSSGKRAVSVTYIDLITGEEIEQPAEMIFLTSFTFGNVKLLMVSGIGEIYNPTTNKGTVGKNYTYQLSAGAGGTITGKDLKVFAGAGAESVVIDDFNGDHFDHTGLGFLHGGSISASSSGARPIQSNPGGSAWGSAWKHAAAAAYNTSVGIGAQVSSLPFRENHLDLDPTYRDAYGLPLVRMTFDYRGNESKRSAYLTGITTKILTEMGAKNVTGRALPEHYSIVPYQSTHNQGGAIMGLDPSTSVVNPYMQHHQVSNLFVVGASSFPHNSGFNPTGTVGAVTYRLADAIVNRYVKKPGSLM; this comes from the coding sequence ATGGCAAAAAAGCTTCCTTCGGTAGATGCGGTGATGGTCGGAGTGGGCTGGACCGGCGGGATTCTGGCTGCCGAGTTGACCAAGGCGGGGCTGTCGGTCGTCGGCCTGGAGCGCGGCCAGTACCGTGATTCGAATGTGGCCTTCGCGTTCCCGCGGATTCGCGACGAGCTCAAATACGGCATCCGCTTCGGTCTGGCGCAGGATGTCAGCCGGGATACCCTGACCTTCCGCAACAGCGCGGAGCAGACGGCGCTGCCCATGCGCCAGCTGGGTTCGTTCCTGCTCGGCGACGGCACGGGCGGCGCGGGCGCCCACTGGAACGGCCAGACCTGGCGATGGACGCCCTACGATTTTGAAATCTACAGCCAGACCGTCAGTCGGTATGGCAAGGGTGCCATCGACGACGGGATGCAGATTCAGGACTGGGGCCTGACCTACCAGGAGCTGGAGCCCTTCTTCGACCGCTTCGAGTACACCGCGGGGATCGGCGGCACCGCGGGCAACCTGCAGGGCAAGGTACAGCCCGGGGGCAATCCCTTCGAAGGGCCACGGGCCCGCGCGTACCCCAACCCGCCGATGAAGCGCTCGCAACTTGGCGACCTGTTCCAGACCGCCACCCAGAGTCTGGGGTACCACCCGTTTCCTGGCCCATCGGCCAACATGACCCAGGCGTATACCAACCCCGATGGCCAGGCGCTCGGGGCGTGCATGTACTGCGGCTTCTGTGAGCGCTTCGGCTGCGATTACAACGCCAAGGCCAGTCCCAACAACACCGTCTTGCCCACCGCGCTGGCGACCAATAAGTTTGAGATCCGCCACGATGCCAATGTGGTGCGGGTCAATATGGACAGCAGTGGCAAGCGGGCGGTCAGCGTGACCTACATCGATCTGATCACCGGTGAGGAGATCGAGCAGCCCGCCGAAATGATCTTCCTGACCAGCTTCACGTTCGGCAACGTCAAGCTGTTGATGGTGTCCGGGATCGGTGAGATCTACAATCCCACCACCAACAAAGGCACCGTCGGGAAGAATTACACCTATCAGCTGAGTGCCGGAGCGGGCGGCACCATCACTGGCAAGGATCTCAAGGTGTTCGCCGGAGCAGGCGCAGAGAGCGTGGTGATCGACGACTTCAACGGGGATCACTTCGACCATACCGGACTGGGTTTCCTTCACGGCGGCTCCATTTCGGCGTCGTCCAGTGGAGCGCGACCCATTCAGAGCAATCCTGGTGGGTCGGCCTGGGGCAGCGCCTGGAAACACGCCGCCGCCGCCGCCTACAACACGTCGGTGGGCATCGGCGCGCAGGTGTCCTCGCTGCCCTTCCGCGAGAACCATCTCGACCTCGATCCGACCTACCGCGACGCCTACGGCCTTCCCCTCGTGCGGATGACCTTCGACTATCGGGGGAACGAGAGCAAACGCAGCGCCTACCTGACGGGCATCACCACCAAGATCCTCACCGAGATGGGTGCCAAAAATGTCACCGGGCGCGCCCTTCCCGAGCATTACAGCATCGTGCCCTACCAGAGCACCCACAACCAGGGCGGGGCCATCATGGGCTTGGATCCCTCGACCAGTGTCGTCAATCCCTACATGCAGCACCATCAGGTGTCCAATCTGTTCGTGGTGGGGGCCAGCTCGTTCCCGCACAACAGCGGGTTTAACCCGACTGGAACGGTCGGGGCGGTCACCTACCGCCTGGCCGACGCCATCGTCAACCGGTATGTCAAAAAGCCCGGTTCTCTGATGTGA